One genomic window of Argonema galeatum A003/A1 includes the following:
- a CDS encoding heme o synthase: MQEIIATGVSRHHQNLKEVILSYYQLTKPRIIPLLLITTAASMWMASEGRVDPLLLLVTLAGGTLAAAAAQTLNCIYDRDIDYAMERTRHRPIPAGRVQPRDALLFAIILASLSFTLLSVFANLLAALLAMSGIVFYMAIYTHLLKRHTTQNIVIGGAAGAIPALVGWAAVTGSLSWSAWMLFAIVFLWTPPHFWALALMIGDDYAKVNIPMLPVVVGEVATTRQIWIYTLIMVPATFVLIYPLGTAGVVYGLLAAVLGWKFIQKAWDLLQNPEEKDLARSLFKYSIVYMMLLCAGIVVDSLPVTRYLTANLGENLQAIVSAIPMLQ, translated from the coding sequence ATGCAAGAAATTATTGCTACTGGGGTTTCCCGTCACCATCAAAACCTTAAAGAGGTAATTCTGAGCTACTATCAGCTGACGAAGCCTCGCATTATACCGCTGCTGCTAATTACAACAGCTGCGAGTATGTGGATGGCGTCAGAGGGACGGGTAGATCCGCTGTTGCTGCTAGTTACGCTGGCGGGTGGAACTCTTGCTGCGGCTGCGGCTCAGACGCTCAATTGCATCTACGATCGCGATATCGATTATGCAATGGAACGCACTCGCCATCGCCCTATTCCTGCGGGTAGAGTGCAGCCGCGAGATGCGTTGCTATTTGCAATTATCCTCGCTTCTCTCTCTTTTACTCTGCTGAGTGTGTTTGCAAATTTGCTGGCGGCGCTGTTGGCAATGTCGGGTATAGTTTTCTACATGGCAATTTACACCCACTTGCTGAAACGCCACACTACTCAAAACATTGTGATTGGTGGTGCTGCTGGTGCGATTCCGGCTTTGGTAGGATGGGCGGCTGTGACTGGTAGTTTAAGCTGGTCAGCGTGGATGTTATTTGCGATCGTCTTTTTATGGACGCCTCCCCATTTCTGGGCGCTGGCTTTAATGATTGGCGATGATTACGCTAAGGTAAACATTCCCATGTTACCAGTTGTAGTTGGTGAGGTTGCTACTACCCGCCAAATCTGGATTTACACGCTGATTATGGTTCCTGCAACGTTCGTGCTAATTTATCCTCTGGGTACGGCGGGTGTTGTTTATGGTTTGTTAGCCGCTGTGCTGGGTTGGAAGTTTATCCAGAAGGCTTGGGATTTGTTGCAGAATCCAGAGGAGAAAGATTTGGCCCGATCGCTCTTTAAATACTCGATCGTCTATATGATGTTGCTGTGTGCTGGTATCGTCGTCGATAGTTTACCTGTGACTCGTTATCTTACAGCTAACTTGGGTGAGAATTTGCAGGCAATAGTTAGCGCGATACCGATGTTGCAGTGA